In Bosea vestrisii, the following are encoded in one genomic region:
- a CDS encoding DUF2975 domain-containing protein, translating into MASVANPTQGRPAMARLRRVSTVARILCITAAALMAFGAVWLWRDPEQLAAYARSTIGVSAPVGPLSERGYWAALAIGLVPAGLFIAAMLRLSNLFGRFGRGQVLEEENAQRLVRIGWLLTAMGVATPLTRAAQSVALTFDNPSGQKQVAITLDPGMFGALAAGAALVAFGLVLKEAVRLADENQSFV; encoded by the coding sequence ATGGCGTCCGTTGCAAACCCGACCCAGGGCCGGCCCGCCATGGCGCGGCTGCGCCGCGTGAGTACGGTCGCGCGCATCCTGTGCATCACGGCGGCTGCGTTGATGGCGTTCGGCGCGGTCTGGCTCTGGCGCGATCCTGAGCAACTCGCCGCCTATGCCCGCAGCACGATCGGGGTCAGCGCTCCGGTCGGTCCGCTCTCGGAACGCGGTTACTGGGCCGCTCTCGCGATCGGCCTCGTACCTGCGGGCCTCTTCATTGCCGCGATGTTGCGGCTCTCAAACCTGTTTGGCCGGTTCGGCCGCGGCCAGGTGCTGGAGGAGGAGAACGCGCAGCGCCTGGTGCGGATCGGCTGGCTCCTGACGGCGATGGGCGTGGCGACGCCGCTGACACGTGCGGCGCAAAGCGTGGCACTGACCTTCGACAACCCGTCAGGCCAGAAGCAGGTGGCGATCACGCTCGATCCCGGCATGTTCGGTGCACTGGCGGCTGGGGCTGCGCTGGTCGCATTCGGGCTGGTGCTCAAGGAGGCGGTCCGGCTCGCGGACGAGAATCAGAGTTTCGTATAG
- a CDS encoding helix-turn-helix domain-containing protein, with the protein MPIIVELDVMLARRKMRSKELAQRIGLTEQQVSQLKSGKVRGMRFDTLTRICAVLDCQPGDLLRYEPGAEDLAPGSDGDDAS; encoded by the coding sequence ATGCCGATCATCGTCGAACTGGATGTCATGCTGGCGCGTCGCAAGATGCGTTCGAAGGAACTGGCCCAGCGCATCGGGCTGACCGAGCAGCAGGTCTCGCAGCTGAAGTCCGGCAAGGTCCGTGGCATGCGCTTCGACACGCTCACCCGGATCTGCGCCGTGCTCGACTGTCAGCCCGGGGATCTGTTGCGCTATGAGCCCGGCGCCGAGGACCTTGCGCCCGGCTCCGACGGCGATGATGCGTCGTAA
- a CDS encoding UDP-2,3-diacylglucosamine diphosphatase, protein MSDDSDAKQVRSIFISDLHLGTRGAQADLVLEFLRAYDAPKIYLVGDIIDGWRLKSGWYFPQSHNDVVQKLLRKVRKGSTLIYVTGNHDDFLRDYTGLQFGGITLVDDIVHETADGKRMLVIHGDLFDLVVRNAKWLALLGDWAYTVALVLNHGINRVRRVLRLPHWSLSAWAKHKVKNAVNYIGEFEQCLADEARRHKADGVICGHIHHAAQRDINGLTYINTGDWVESCTAVIEHDDGRFEIIRWPQHRLTGEKPALPAPMTRATPVPSLVEAA, encoded by the coding sequence ATGAGCGACGACAGCGACGCCAAGCAGGTTCGCAGCATCTTCATCTCCGATCTGCATCTCGGCACGCGCGGAGCGCAGGCTGATCTCGTGCTGGAGTTCCTGCGCGCCTACGACGCGCCGAAAATCTACCTGGTCGGCGACATCATCGACGGCTGGCGCCTGAAGAGCGGCTGGTATTTCCCGCAGTCACACAACGACGTCGTCCAGAAGCTGCTGCGCAAGGTGCGCAAGGGCTCGACGCTGATCTACGTGACCGGCAACCACGACGACTTCCTGCGCGACTACACCGGCCTGCAATTCGGCGGCATCACGCTGGTCGACGACATCGTCCACGAGACGGCCGACGGCAAGCGCATGCTGGTCATCCATGGCGACCTGTTCGACCTCGTGGTGCGCAACGCCAAATGGCTCGCTCTGCTCGGCGACTGGGCCTACACGGTCGCGCTCGTGCTCAACCACGGCATCAACCGGGTGCGCCGCGTCTTGCGCCTGCCGCACTGGTCGCTCTCGGCCTGGGCCAAGCACAAGGTCAAGAACGCGGTGAACTATATCGGCGAGTTCGAGCAGTGCCTCGCCGACGAGGCGCGCCGGCATAAGGCCGATGGCGTGATCTGTGGGCACATCCACCACGCTGCCCAGCGCGACATCAACGGGCTGACCTATATCAACACAGGCGACTGGGTCGAAAGCTGCACGGCGGTGATCGAGCACGACGACGGCCGCTTCGAGATCATCCGCTGGCCGCAGCACCGGCTGACGGGCGAGAAGCCGGCGCTGCCGGCGCCCATGACACGCGCGACCCCTGTGCCGAGCCTCGTCGAGGCCGCGTGA
- a CDS encoding SixA phosphatase family protein, translating into MRRLMLLRHAKSAWPANTADRDRPLAMRGREAAPVMGRYLAEELLLPDLVLISPAKRTAETWELVKPMLPEKPPTHYEPRIYEARPERLLNVVQETEPEVRTLLMIGHNPGFEELAAKLAGHGDRYAAARMAEKYPTCGLAVIDFSIEDWRDLALRGGRLDRFVTPASLGEGPDE; encoded by the coding sequence ATGCGCCGCCTGATGCTTCTGCGCCACGCCAAATCGGCCTGGCCCGCCAACACCGCCGACCGCGATCGCCCGCTCGCCATGCGCGGGCGCGAAGCCGCCCCGGTCATGGGCCGCTATCTCGCCGAGGAGCTTTTGCTGCCGGACCTCGTCCTGATCTCGCCGGCCAAGCGCACGGCCGAGACCTGGGAGCTGGTCAAGCCGATGCTGCCGGAAAAGCCGCCGACGCATTACGAGCCACGCATCTACGAGGCCAGGCCGGAACGCCTGCTCAACGTCGTTCAGGAGACCGAGCCCGAAGTCCGCACGCTGCTGATGATCGGCCATAATCCCGGTTTCGAGGAGCTCGCCGCCAAGCTCGCCGGGCATGGCGATCGCTACGCGGCGGCGCGGATGGCGGAGAAGTATCCGACCTGCGGGCTCGCCGTGATCGATTTTTCCATCGAGGACTGGCGCGATCTCGCCCTCCGTGGCGGCCGTCTCGACCGCTTCGTCACGCCGGCCTCGCTCGGCGAAGGCCCCGACGAATGA
- a CDS encoding GNAT family N-acetyltransferase: MTIAYRRAVPEDTPACVVLRGKTRENAFSLERLAEAGVTPEGWRSAIADGSLPGHVATDGGEIIGYCFGERETGEIVVLALLPEHEGQGIGKTLLNLVVDELRALGFARLFLSCSSDPAVRSYGFYRHLGWSSTGTFDHRDDEILEYRLT; encoded by the coding sequence ATGACCATCGCCTATCGACGAGCCGTCCCCGAGGACACGCCCGCCTGCGTCGTCCTGCGCGGGAAGACGCGGGAGAATGCCTTCTCGCTCGAGCGCCTCGCGGAAGCGGGCGTCACGCCGGAAGGTTGGCGCTCCGCCATCGCCGATGGCAGCCTGCCGGGCCATGTCGCGACCGATGGCGGCGAGATCATTGGCTATTGCTTCGGCGAGCGTGAGACCGGCGAGATCGTCGTGCTGGCGCTGCTGCCGGAACACGAGGGACAGGGCATCGGAAAGACGCTGCTGAATCTGGTCGTCGACGAGCTCAGGGCGCTCGGCTTCGCCAGGCTGTTCCTCAGCTGCTCGTCCGACCCAGCCGTGCGCTCCTACGGCTTCTATCGGCATCTCGGCTGGTCCTCGACCGGCACGTTCGACCACCGTGATGACGAGATACTCGAATATCGCCTGACCTGA
- a CDS encoding SDR family oxidoreductase, with protein sequence MDLGIAGRTAIVCASSKGLGRGCALALAEAGCTVVVNGRDAKTLEETASAIRASTGATVIAVAADVSTKAGQDALLSAAPNPDILVNNNGGPPPKPFREVTREGLLEGVAQNMATPLELVQRVVDGMIERRFGRIINITSASVLTPLTGLDVSSAARAGLTAFLAGVAREIAHANVTINNILPGVFDTDRIKTATNKVAEMQGISIEEATKRRLAAVPAGRLGTPDEFGKLCAFISSAHAGYITGQNFLIDGGSFRTNF encoded by the coding sequence ATGGATCTGGGTATCGCCGGCCGCACGGCCATCGTTTGCGCCTCGAGCAAGGGGCTGGGCCGTGGTTGCGCACTGGCGCTGGCCGAGGCTGGCTGCACCGTCGTCGTCAACGGCCGCGACGCCAAGACGCTGGAGGAAACCGCTAGTGCGATTCGGGCCAGCACCGGCGCCACCGTGATCGCCGTCGCCGCCGATGTCTCGACCAAGGCGGGACAGGACGCGTTGCTCAGCGCTGCGCCGAATCCCGACATCCTCGTCAACAACAATGGCGGCCCGCCACCGAAGCCCTTCCGTGAGGTGACGCGCGAGGGCCTGCTCGAAGGCGTCGCGCAGAACATGGCGACGCCGCTCGAACTGGTGCAGCGCGTCGTCGACGGCATGATCGAGCGGCGCTTCGGCCGCATTATCAACATCACCTCGGCGAGCGTGCTGACGCCGCTGACCGGGCTCGATGTCTCCTCCGCGGCCCGCGCCGGCCTCACCGCCTTCCTCGCCGGCGTGGCGCGCGAGATCGCCCATGCCAACGTCACCATCAACAACATCCTGCCGGGCGTATTCGACACGGACCGGATCAAGACCGCGACAAACAAGGTTGCCGAGATGCAGGGCATTAGCATCGAGGAAGCGACGAAGCGGCGGCTTGCTGCTGTCCCGGCCGGCCGCCTCGGTACGCCCGACGAGTTCGGCAAGCTCTGCGCCTTCATTTCCAGCGCCCATGCCGGCTATATCACCGGCCAGAATTTCCTGATCGACGGCGGCTCGTTCCGGACGAACTTCTGA
- a CDS encoding TetR/AcrR family transcriptional regulator, with translation MAAGGVIKRGGYHHGDLRQAMIDAAEAVLAEKGVGGFTLRECARRAGVSPAAPAHHFGNLVGLLTAIATLGFDDLSETMEAAVAKAEASGGDRLAAICEGYLEVALTRPGRFRVVFGRLGLKSGDDDLRRAAVRAFGILVRETKLALGRQVDGAEVLTRLPSSYADDADLAEILFVWSITHGFSTMLIDGQLAPLEMQPGGRERLLTLYSGQLMDMLLAAMRTAPAEPLANPASHG, from the coding sequence ATGGCGGCAGGCGGCGTGATCAAGCGGGGCGGGTATCATCACGGCGATCTGCGCCAGGCGATGATCGATGCAGCCGAGGCGGTGCTGGCGGAAAAGGGCGTTGGCGGCTTCACTCTGCGCGAATGCGCCCGCCGGGCCGGCGTCTCGCCGGCGGCTCCAGCGCATCATTTCGGCAATCTCGTCGGCCTTCTGACCGCGATCGCCACACTCGGCTTCGACGATCTGTCGGAGACGATGGAGGCGGCTGTCGCGAAAGCCGAGGCGTCCGGCGGCGATCGACTGGCGGCGATCTGCGAGGGCTATCTCGAGGTCGCGCTGACGCGGCCCGGCCGCTTCCGCGTCGTCTTCGGACGGTTAGGCCTGAAGAGCGGCGACGACGATTTGCGCCGTGCCGCGGTCCGGGCCTTCGGCATCCTGGTCCGGGAAACCAAGCTGGCTCTGGGACGGCAGGTCGATGGCGCGGAGGTGCTGACGCGCCTGCCGTCGAGTTATGCCGACGATGCCGATCTCGCCGAAATCCTGTTCGTCTGGTCGATCACCCACGGTTTCTCGACCATGCTGATCGATGGCCAGCTCGCGCCGCTTGAAATGCAGCCGGGCGGACGAGAGCGCCTGCTGACGCTGTATTCGGGCCAACTCATGGACATGCTGCTCGCTGCAATGCGAACGGCGCCTGCCGAACCACTCGCAAATCCCGCCAGCCATGGTTAG
- a CDS encoding NAD-binding protein, with protein sequence MANLPAEASILPPDDRAPRAIVVGLGRVGRLVGEMLEQHKVPYITIDADAALVATQRRAGRPAFYGNATKPDFLRLCGVEEATALIVTIDNTRAVDDVVTAARSMRPDLVIVARARDAKHARHLYEIGVNDAVPETIEASLQLSEAALVGLGVPMGLVIASVHQRRDDFRSELKPASAPQPALPRHARSRRL encoded by the coding sequence GTGGCGAATCTCCCAGCGGAGGCGAGCATCCTGCCGCCGGATGACCGCGCGCCACGCGCCATCGTCGTCGGCCTCGGCCGCGTCGGCCGGCTCGTGGGCGAGATGCTCGAACAGCACAAGGTGCCCTATATCACCATCGATGCTGACGCCGCGCTGGTAGCGACGCAGCGCCGTGCCGGGCGACCAGCCTTCTATGGCAACGCCACCAAGCCGGATTTCCTGCGGCTCTGCGGCGTCGAGGAAGCGACTGCCTTGATCGTCACGATCGACAATACCCGCGCCGTCGACGATGTCGTAACAGCTGCGCGCAGCATGCGGCCCGATCTCGTCATCGTCGCCCGCGCCCGCGACGCCAAGCATGCCAGGCATCTCTATGAGATCGGCGTGAACGACGCCGTGCCGGAGACCATCGAGGCCAGCCTGCAATTGTCGGAAGCGGCGCTGGTCGGCCTCGGCGTGCCGATGGGCCTCGTCATCGCTTCCGTGCACCAGCGCCGCGATGATTTCCGCAGCGAACTCAAGCCGGCAAGCGCACCGCAGCCCGCTTTGCCGCGCCATGCCCGTTCACGCAGGCTCTGA
- a CDS encoding ABA4-like family protein, whose protein sequence is MPLNLDDAFTRAGQLAMLGWLALILLPRWRGISAALAGWIIPALLSLGYSVLIAVHWHDAKGSFSTLDSVAALFASKPLLLAGWVHYLAFDLFVGNWILRRSQAEGIPHWLMLPVLLMTFLFGPFGFIAYLLLEACFRLAREDRIARLQARLPSWLPDLELEPRLTAAALAMFALAVPTLFAWLVDVRQFQGVDTWIKPLKFEISVAFYLLTLALFLPLAGERFRASWAGRYIVWPVIVPIVLEVLYIAWRASRVEASHYNSDSALGIALYSLMGIGAVMFTIAPGFLAYGLARRDAAPMPDVVRWSLVVGLALTCVFGLLSGALLGSSPTGHYVGAVPVDHRTLPIFGWSLAIGDLRIAHFLGLHALQIIPVVGVLLWLATRQSRTGLVALGTVSTAYAGITTAALVAALQARPLLGLG, encoded by the coding sequence ATGCCTCTCAACTTGGACGATGCCTTCACCCGGGCGGGCCAGCTTGCGATGCTCGGCTGGCTCGCGCTGATCCTGCTGCCGCGCTGGCGCGGTATCTCGGCTGCGCTCGCCGGCTGGATCATCCCCGCCCTGCTCTCGCTCGGTTATTCGGTGCTGATCGCCGTCCATTGGCACGACGCAAAGGGCAGTTTTTCCACGCTCGATTCGGTTGCGGCCCTGTTCGCCTCGAAGCCGTTGCTGCTCGCCGGCTGGGTCCATTATCTCGCCTTCGACCTCTTCGTCGGCAACTGGATCCTCCGCCGCTCGCAAGCAGAAGGCATCCCGCACTGGCTGATGCTGCCGGTGCTGCTGATGACCTTCCTGTTCGGCCCGTTCGGCTTCATCGCCTATCTCCTGCTGGAAGCCTGCTTCCGCCTGGCGCGAGAGGATCGCATCGCCCGCCTCCAGGCCCGCTTGCCGTCCTGGCTGCCCGATCTCGAGCTCGAGCCGCGCCTCACCGCGGCAGCCTTGGCCATGTTCGCCCTGGCAGTGCCGACCCTGTTCGCCTGGCTGGTCGACGTCAGGCAGTTCCAGGGCGTCGACACCTGGATCAAGCCGCTGAAATTCGAGATATCGGTCGCTTTCTACCTGCTGACGCTGGCGCTGTTTCTGCCGCTCGCCGGCGAACGCTTCCGCGCCTCCTGGGCCGGACGCTACATCGTCTGGCCGGTGATCGTGCCGATCGTCCTCGAAGTGCTCTATATCGCCTGGCGCGCCTCGCGCGTCGAAGCTTCGCACTACAACAGCGACAGCGCGCTCGGCATCGCGCTCTACAGTCTGATGGGCATCGGCGCGGTGATGTTCACGATCGCGCCCGGCTTCCTCGCCTATGGGCTCGCCCGTCGCGACGCCGCGCCAATGCCGGACGTCGTGCGCTGGTCGCTGGTCGTCGGCCTTGCCCTCACCTGCGTCTTCGGGCTCCTGAGTGGTGCCCTCCTCGGCTCGAGCCCGACCGGCCACTATGTCGGCGCCGTCCCGGTCGATCACCGGACGCTTCCCATCTTCGGCTGGTCGCTCGCGATCGGAGACCTGCGCATCGCGCACTTCCTTGGCCTGCACGCTTTGCAGATCATCCCGGTGGTCGGTGTGCTGCTCTGGCTGGCGACGCGCCAGAGCAGAACTGGCCTCGTAGCACTCGGTACGGTCTCTACCGCCTACGCCGGCATCACCACGGCGGCGCTCGTCGCGGCGCTGCAGGCGCGCCCGCTGCTCGGACTCGGCTGA
- a CDS encoding cation:proton antiporter, which translates to MAGTIDPSAYRDAVVVLATAGVIVPFAKRFRVNSVVAFMACGALLGPYGLGSLAAKIPFLGAITVSNAEALAGPAELGVAFLLFVIGLELSYERLMTMRRLVFGLGLGQVAFSATAISAIAYAFGQPAAAALLIGTALALSSTAMVVELLSAHRRMTSSAGRASFAILLCQDLAVIPLLFLVSVLGAQEHGSLLAGLTQALLQAAAAIAAIVVIGRVAMRPLFRLVASTDSSESFMAATLLVALGTGLIAAGAGLSMGLGAFIAGLLLAETEYRRAIEVTIEPFKSLLIGVFFLTVGMSVNPAALAAQPVAILSIAAGLFLAKVAITFLFARYFKLSRSTALETAIMIGPGGEFAFVLLTASVAAKLVDQHAAALVLAAVSLTMIFLPLAARMARTLSARFVPGGESPSGGEHPAAG; encoded by the coding sequence GTGGCCGGGACGATCGATCCTTCCGCCTATCGCGATGCCGTGGTCGTGCTCGCCACGGCCGGCGTGATCGTGCCCTTCGCCAAGCGGTTCCGGGTCAATTCGGTCGTCGCCTTCATGGCCTGCGGCGCCCTGCTCGGCCCCTATGGTCTCGGCAGCCTCGCCGCCAAGATTCCCTTCCTCGGCGCGATCACCGTCTCGAATGCGGAGGCGCTTGCCGGCCCTGCCGAGCTCGGCGTCGCCTTCCTGCTCTTCGTCATCGGCCTCGAGCTCTCCTATGAGCGCCTGATGACCATGCGCCGGCTGGTCTTCGGGCTCGGCCTCGGCCAGGTCGCCTTCTCGGCAACCGCGATCAGCGCCATCGCCTATGCTTTCGGCCAGCCCGCGGCCGCGGCCCTGCTGATCGGCACGGCGCTCGCACTGTCCTCGACCGCGATGGTGGTCGAGCTGCTCTCGGCGCACCGCCGCATGACCTCCTCTGCGGGACGCGCCAGCTTTGCCATCCTGCTCTGCCAGGACCTCGCGGTGATTCCGCTGCTCTTCCTGGTCAGCGTGCTCGGCGCGCAGGAGCATGGCTCGCTGCTCGCGGGCCTGACCCAGGCACTGCTGCAGGCGGCCGCTGCCATCGCCGCCATCGTCGTCATCGGCCGCGTCGCCATGCGCCCGCTGTTCCGCCTGGTCGCCTCAACCGATTCATCCGAAAGCTTCATGGCGGCGACCCTCCTGGTCGCACTCGGCACGGGGCTGATCGCGGCCGGGGCCGGGCTCTCCATGGGGCTGGGTGCCTTCATCGCCGGGCTGCTGCTGGCCGAGACCGAGTATCGCCGCGCCATCGAAGTGACGATCGAGCCGTTCAAATCGCTGCTGATCGGCGTCTTCTTCCTGACCGTCGGCATGAGCGTGAACCCGGCAGCGCTCGCCGCTCAGCCGGTTGCGATCCTGAGCATCGCCGCCGGGCTCTTTCTCGCCAAGGTGGCGATCACCTTCCTGTTTGCCCGCTACTTCAAGCTGTCGCGGTCGACCGCGCTCGAAACCGCGATCATGATTGGCCCCGGCGGCGAGTTCGCCTTCGTGCTGCTGACCGCCTCCGTCGCCGCCAAGCTGGTCGACCAGCATGCCGCCGCGCTCGTGCTCGCCGCGGTCTCGCTGACCATGATCTTCCTGCCGCTCGCCGCCCGCATGGCGCGGACGCTGTCGGCCCGCTTCGTTCCGGGTGGCGAATCTCCCAGCGGAGGCGAGCATCCTGCCGCCGGATGA
- a CDS encoding glycosyltransferase family 4 protein yields MRVLIATDAWRPQINGVVRSLERMVEAAPEFGVTPHMLTPEGFWQVGLPSYPDIRIALATRRHVARRIAEFGPDHIHIATEGPIGWLTRAVCLAQKRTFTTSYHTRFPQYVAARWPIPESWSYRFLRRFHGPAAGVMVSTATVEAELRANGFEHILRWGRGVDLSLFHPRAESVLDLPRPIFLSVGRVAVEKNLEAFLSLRLPGSKVVVGDGPARGDLKRAFPDAHFLGAREGEDLAAIYASSDVFVFPSLTDTFGIVLLEAAASGLPVAAFPVQGPSDVFAGSQAAVLHEDLRSAALAALRLPREAGLELAAHHSWRSSAEQFYGHMRRAMQAAAAGTPVRTELAPTTLSVRLEPSERKEFA; encoded by the coding sequence ATGCGCGTCCTGATCGCGACGGACGCCTGGCGCCCGCAGATCAATGGCGTGGTGCGCTCGCTGGAACGCATGGTCGAGGCGGCGCCGGAGTTCGGCGTCACCCCGCACATGCTGACGCCCGAAGGCTTCTGGCAGGTCGGCCTGCCGTCCTATCCCGACATCCGCATCGCGCTGGCGACGCGCCGGCATGTCGCCCGGCGTATCGCCGAGTTCGGCCCGGACCATATCCATATCGCGACCGAAGGGCCGATCGGCTGGCTGACGCGGGCCGTCTGCCTCGCCCAGAAACGCACCTTCACCACGAGTTACCACACCCGCTTTCCGCAATATGTCGCGGCACGCTGGCCCATTCCGGAAAGCTGGAGCTATCGTTTCCTGCGCCGCTTCCACGGGCCGGCAGCCGGGGTGATGGTCTCGACAGCGACCGTCGAGGCGGAGCTGCGCGCCAATGGTTTCGAGCACATTCTGCGCTGGGGGCGGGGGGTCGACCTCTCCCTGTTCCATCCGCGGGCCGAGAGCGTGCTCGACCTCCCACGGCCGATCTTCCTCAGCGTCGGCCGGGTCGCGGTCGAGAAGAACCTCGAAGCCTTCCTGTCGCTGCGCCTGCCGGGCAGCAAGGTCGTGGTCGGCGACGGGCCTGCTCGTGGCGACCTCAAGCGCGCCTTCCCGGATGCGCATTTCCTGGGCGCGCGCGAGGGCGAGGACCTCGCTGCGATCTATGCCTCCTCCGACGTCTTCGTCTTCCCGAGCCTGACCGACACCTTCGGCATCGTCCTGCTGGAGGCGGCGGCGAGCGGGCTTCCCGTCGCAGCCTTCCCGGTGCAGGGGCCGAGCGATGTCTTCGCCGGCAGCCAGGCGGCGGTGCTGCATGAGGATCTGCGCAGTGCCGCACTCGCGGCGCTCCGTCTGCCGCGCGAGGCGGGGCTTGAACTCGCCGCCCATCATAGCTGGCGCAGCAGTGCCGAGCAGTTCTACGGCCATATGCGCCGGGCGATGCAGGCTGCAGCGGCCGGCACGCCGGTCCGCACCGAGCTGGCGCCGACTACGCTGTCGGTGCGGCTCGAGCCGAGCGAGCGGAAAGAGTTCGCGTAG